One Dioscorea cayenensis subsp. rotundata cultivar TDr96_F1 chromosome 17, TDr96_F1_v2_PseudoChromosome.rev07_lg8_w22 25.fasta, whole genome shotgun sequence DNA window includes the following coding sequences:
- the LOC120281349 gene encoding rust resistance kinase Lr10-like, producing the protein MEFQALHPFIPNPSHSSMPFPSFTACLPLLLLLLAITGATAGSNEAEEWFFSHCPRSAKCGDLEVRFPLRLNTSPAICGLEGLLISCSADQAHLTLRPSLSFKVTAIDYSYQLITIDTIGFWPPCPLRDLRSTNLSNEFFSVDGIGISLINCSKEFKFDAQKDSIARPGDCFNGSDRFVYVVGEWVSLDLLPSDCVVIATGGEIGYGLNNSYSFLPFQSFVDAYFASSKTRLQWSYSEMSSRCSLCERNGNHCGLDHASNSTFCFSSGNTHSSLVKLIAGLAAGVLVIVMILGFTFFFISRKAKRRRELRMKVEMFLASYKTTKPARYTYAGIKKITKRFKYKLGEGGFGSVYKGELPNGIPVAVKMLEETKSEGDDFINEVGTIGRIHHINIVHLLGFCSEGTRRALVYEFMPNESLEKYIFSRDANGNRLFGMDKLLGIAIGIARGVEYLHQGCDQRILHFDIKPHNILLDYDFNPKISDFGLAKLCSRDQSIVTMTAIRGTMGYIAPEIYSRNFGTVSYKSDVYSFGMLLLEMVGGRKNIDPLVDNQSAIYLPEWVYEQLIGGHSFRVAIEMMNDEEEIVRKLVIVALWCIQWSPNDRPTMTRVVQMLIGSLESLEIPPRPFVSSSDQDEDETSFKGL; encoded by the exons ATGGAGTTCCAAGCTCTTCATCCGTTCatcccaaaccctagccattcATCCATGCCATTCCCATCCTTCACTGCTTGCcttcctcttctcctcctcctacTCGCCATCACCGGCGCCACCGCCGGCTCTAACGAGGCGGAGGAGTGGTTTTTCAGTCACTGCCCGCGTTCGGCGAAGTGCGGCGACCTCGAGGTGCGGTTCCCTCTCCGGCTCAACACCAGCCCGGCAATCTGCGGTCTTGAAGGTCTCCTTATCTCCTGCTCTGCCGATCAAGCCCATCTCACCCTCCGCCCTTCTCTTTCCTTCAAGGTCACAGCCATTGATTACTCTTATCAGCTCATCACCATCGATACCATTGGTTTCTGGCCTCCATGCCCATTGCGAGACCTAAGATCCACTAATCTTTCGAATGAGTTCTTCTCTGTTGATGGAATCGGCATCAGTCTCATCAACTGCTCCAAAGAATTCAAATTTGATGCACAAAAGGACTCGATCGCTCGCCCGGGCGATTGCTTCAATGGGAGTGATCGATTTGTGTACGTTGTTGGCGAATGGGTCTCCTTGGACCTCCTGCCCTCCGATTGCGTGGTGATTGCCACTGGTGGAGAGATTGGATATGGCCTTAATAATTCCTATTCATTTCTTCCCTTCCAAAGCTTTGTGGATGCTTACTTTGCTAGCTCCAAGACCAGGCTTCAATGGTCCTACTCGGAGATGAGCTCTCGTTGCAGCCTCTGCGAGAGGAATGGAAATCATTGCGGGCTTGACCACGCAAGCAACAGCACTTTCTGCTTCAGCTCCGGCAACACTCACA GTTCGCTTGTTAAGCTCATAGCAG GATTAGCTGCTGGTGTGCTTGTTATTGTTATGATATTGGGGTTTacattcttcttcatttctagaAAAGCAAAGAGGCGAAGAGAATTGAGAATGAAAGTTGAGATGTTTCTGGCCTCATACAAGACAACAAAGCCGGCTCGATACACTTATGCTGGTATTAAGAAGATCACGAAACGGTTCAAGTATAAATTGGGGGAAGGAGGTTTTGGAAGTGTCTACAAAGGAGAGCTACCGAATGGAATTCCTGTGGCAGTGAAGATGCTTGAGGAAACTAAAAGTGAGGGAGATGATTTTATAAATGAAGTTGGCACCATTGGAAGGATTCACCATATCAATATAGTGCATCTCCTTGGCTTTTGCTCTGAAGGGACAAGGCGTGCTCTTGTTTATGAGTTCATGCCGAATGAGTCTTTAGAGAAGTACATATTCTCGCGAGACGCCAATGGAAATCGTCTGTTTGGAATGGATAAATTGCTTGGTATTGCAATTGGGATAGCGCGGGGGGTTGAGTATTTGCACCAAGGATGTGATCAGCGCATTCTCCATTTCGACATCAAGCCTCACAACATTTTGCTGGATTATGATTTCAATCCGAAGATTTCTGATTTTGGTCTCGCAAAGTTATGTTCAAGAGACCAGAGCATTGTAACTATGACTGCAATAAGGGGCACCATGGGCTACATTGCGCCGGAAATCTACTCCAGGAACTTTGGAACAGTGTCTTACAAATCAGATGTTTACAGCTTCGGAATGCTGCTACTTGAAATGGTTGGTGGAAGGAAGAATATCGACCCGTTGGTTGATAATCAGAGTGCAATTTATCTCCCTGAATGGGTTTACGAGCAGCTGATTGGCGGTCATAGTTTTCGAGTAGCAATAGAGATGATGAACGATGAAGAAGAGATTGTGAGGAAGCTTGTGATTGTGGCATTGTGGTGCATACAATGGAGTCCAAATGATAGGCCTACAATGACAAGAGTTGTGCAGATGCTTATTGGGAGTTTGGAGAGCTTGGAGATACCCCCAAGACCTTTTGTTTCATCTTCTgatcaagatgaagatgaaacttCTTTCAAGGGACTATGA